Proteins co-encoded in one Brassica rapa cultivar Chiifu-401-42 chromosome A02, CAAS_Brap_v3.01, whole genome shotgun sequence genomic window:
- the LOC103854521 gene encoding F-box protein SNE produces the protein MRPCAFNSCINLLSFNTNLSLSLSNTMSEKRIGMVEKSNNKRQRVNLVPTFSINDHHDVLVEILRRLDGPSLCSAACVCRLWSAVARNDSIWEELCFRQVSPRPSLSLRSVVSALGGYRCLYFLCIRPVLARLPKIIWSRDQLQLSLSLYCVHYYERLYVGAWLGDAPPSSLMFLRKPVNVV, from the coding sequence ATGCGCCCGTGTGCTTTCAACAGCTGTATCAACCTTCTCTCTTTCAACacaaacctctctctctctctttctaataCCATGTCGGAGAAACGAATCGGTATGGTCGAGAAAAGTAACAACAAGAGACAACGAGTGAATCTTGTTCCCACGTTCTCCATCAACGACCACCACGACGTTCTTGTTGAAATCCTCCGGCGACTAGACGGCCCTTCTCTCTGCTCAGCCGCTTGCGTGTGCCGTCTTTGGTCAGCCGTGGCTCGCAACGACTCAATATGGGAAGAGCTTTGTTTCCGACAAGTGTCACCACGCCCTTCGCTTTCACTTCGCTCAGTTGTGTCTGCTCTCGGTGGCTACCGATGTCTCTACTTCCTCTGCATCCGTCCGGTCCTCGCACGACTCCCCAAGATCATTTGGAGCCGAGACCAGCTCCAGCTCTCACTCTCCCTTTACTGTGTTCACTACTACGAGCGCCTTTACGTCGGCGCGTGGCTTGGAGACGCGCCACCTTCTTCGCTCATGTTCCTTAGGAAACCCGTCAACGTAGTCTGA
- the LOC103854522 gene encoding nitrile-specifier protein 5, protein MSPVAENKWVKVSQKGSGPGPRSSHALTVVGNKVYCFGGELKPTIHIDNDLYVFDLETQEWSIAPATGDAPFPCFGVSMVPIGTTIYVYGGRDDTRRYNGLYSYDTLTNKWELLSPVEEGLPGRSYHSMACDDRNVYVFGGVTAKGRVNTLHGYDVVGRKWVEYPAGGEACKGRGGPGLVVVEGKVWVLFGFDGNELGDIHCFDLGTCKWTAVETTGDVPPARSVFPAVRSGKEIVVYGGEEEPHELMHMGAGKLSGEVYRLDTETLVWEKVVDGTEEGKKPSPRGWCAFAVAVKDGEEGLLVHGGNSPTNERLDDMVFWRF, encoded by the exons ATGAGTCCTGTGGCTGAGAACAAATGggtcaag GTGAGTCAGAAAGGATCAGGTCCTGGACCAAGAAGCTCACATGCACTTACCGTCGTGGGCAACAAAGTCTACTGCTTTGGCGGGGAGCTAAAACCAACGATCCACATCGACAACGATCTCTACGTCTTCGATCTCGAGACTCAAGAATGGTCCATAGCCCCCGCAACAGGGGACGCTCCGTTCCCCTGTTTCGGTGTCTCAATGGTCCCTATCGGCACCACGATCTATGTCTACGGTGGCCGCGACGACACTCGCAGATACAACGGCCTTTACTCTTACGACACTCTCACAAACAAGTGGGAGTTGCTGTCTCCCGTTGAGGAAGGGCTTCCCGGTCGTAGCTACCACTCCATGGCATGTGATGATCGTAACGTTTACGTCTTTGGTGGTGTTACTGCCAAAGGACGTGTAAACACGTTGCATGGCTACGACGTGGTTGGTCGGAAGTGGGTTGAGTATCCGGCGGGTGGGGAAGCTTGTAAAGGGAGAGGAGGACCAGGGCTTGTGGTTGTGGAAGGGAAGGTTTGGGTTTTGTTTGGGTTTGACGGTAATGAATTGGGTGATATTCATTGCTTTGATTTGGGTACATGTAAATGGACCGCTGTGGAGACCACCGGGGATGTACCGCCGGCGAGAAGTGTGTTTCCGGCGGTTCGTTCGGGGAAAGAGATTGTGGTATATGGTGGTGAGGAGGAGCCGCATGAGCTGATGCATATGGGAGCTGGGAAGTTGTCTGGAGAGGTTTATAGGCTTGATACGGAGACGTTGGTTTGGGAGAAGGTTGTGGATGGTACTGAGGAAGGGAAGAAGCCGAGTCCACGTGGGTGGTgcgcgtttgcggttgcggttaAGGATGGTGAGGAAGGTTTGCTGGTTCACGGTGGGAATAGTCCGACCAACGAGCGTCTTGATGATATGGTGTTTTGGCGTTTCTAG